GAAAAGAGACAGGAACACCGGTATATGTATACCGTTTTGTAAATCTGATGGGACACAGCCGTCCAAAATACAACTCCGCAATCTCAACATTTTGCTGGGCTGTGGCAAATGACGAAGAATTTACAGTAAACGACAGAAGCACAGAGCTGGAAGTGCTGTATATTGATGACCTTGTAGAAGGAATGTTTGATCTTCTTGAAGGAAAAGAGCAGCATTGCGAATTTGATGGTGTTGAGACTGTATTAGATGAGAATGGTCGTTATTGCTGTGTACCAGTTACACATAAAGCTACATTAGGTGAAATCGTAGACCTATTAGAAGAATTCAAGTCACAGCCGATCTCCTTAATGATGCCAAAATGCCCGGACGGATCATTTGCAAAGAAACTTTTCAGCCTTTACTTAACCTATTTACCAACTGATAAATTCAAATATGCTATGAAGATGAATTGTGATGATAGAGGATCATTTACAGAATTGGTACATACAGTTGACTGCGGACAGGTAAGCATCAATATCAGCAAACCGGGAATCACAAAAGGACAGCACTGGCATAACTCCAAATGGGAACAGTTCATCGTAGTACATGGACATGGACTGATTCAGGAACGTAACATCAATACAGGAGAAACAGTAGAATTTGAAGTCTCAGGAGATAAGATTGAGGCAATTTATATGATCCCGGGATGGACGCACAATATCATCAATTTATCAGAGACAGAAGATTTGGTAACAGTAATGACCTGTAACGAGGTATTTGATCCAGGACATCCAGATACATTCTTTGAACCAGTGTAGACTGGAGGGGTCAGACCCCATTAAGAAAATCTTAAGGCCATGATATTATTCAGGAGGGTTTCGCTAGCTATGTTTTATTCAGAAAGAATTTGTGTGAGTATAGAATTTGAAGAGAAGGGGAAGAGTCATTGAAGGTAGCATTGAATGATAAATGTTGATGATGAACTTTTATGTATAGATGATGAATATTCAGAAAAAGAAATTTTTCTGGAATATGGTGTTGTAAGTTTAATGTTTTATGATCCTACGCCATATACCAAATTGATTGTTGCCATAAATAATGAAAGAGACAAGTATGATGGGGTGCAAGAGCGAAAGCATTTTATTCCTTTATTGTTGTTGACTTCTTAAATTAGCATAATACTGATCTATTTGCCTGTCTCTGGAATGTTCTGTATGTATACTGTCATTAGTTTACAGAAAGAAAAAGGTCCCAGACATAGGACCAAGATTTACATTGGAATAGAAAGTGATTGATGAAAGAACAATTCCCTTTTGAGCAGAATTGTGATTTCCATGTAACGGAAATGTGATAGGTTTCATCCTAGATTATTCAATTTTATATTGAATAATCTAGAAGTATTGTGAAGTAAGAGTAGAGGAATTGTCTATAATGGTTGATAAATAAGATAATAAAGGTTGGTAAGCTGTAATGGATAATTTTGAAATTGATTTAAGGATGATATATAAAGAATATGGATTAAAGATTAAAAACCCTCAATATGAAAATAAGACATGGAATATAAAGAAAGAGCTGATGATATGGTTAAATATATTCTATAGAAAACATCGAGAAAAGTTGAAAAAAATTATAAAAGAGGATGATATAGAAAAAATTATTTTAGATGGTTACGAAAGAAGCGCCTTTTTGAATAATTATGATGAAAGTAATGGCGTGCCTATAAATACAAAGGGGAATACGCCATTATTCTATATAATAGAATATATCAACATCCCAGAAATATTCGGAAAAGAAAATCTTGATGATTTAAAACAGGGATTGAATAAATTTTCAAAAAAACATGCATCGCTTCTATTTGGGGAACAATATGTAAAAAAAGACTTTAATTTTATTGAAATATTTGACGACTTTGATTTTAAAATTTTAATTGCGACTTTTAGAATTAAAGAAACAAGCATTCTTAAAAAATATATAGACGCTATAGAAATTCATGTGCAAGGATTAACAGCATCATTGGGAATCATAAACTTTAAATTATATTTAAATAAAAAAATGCAAAACATTCTTAATCAGGTTGCATTATGTAATCAAAAGTCATATAAAACGGTTGGATATTCTAAAGATAAAAAGTTATATCAATTTAGACAATTAGGGTGTAATGAAATTTCTAGTGAACGGTATAAAAATAAGATAAAAACAGTGATTGAGGATGAAATTAAATGGAGAGTTTTAGAAGAAATTAATAAGTTTGTTCCATTGCTTCTATATAGAACAAAGAGAAGTGATAGGGCAATAAGTGTATATAAGACCAATATAAATGGAAATGGATTTCACAATTTTTGGAAGAGTATTGGCATAGAGGTGAATGCCTGTGACTTTTTATTGGATTATACTGGGTGTATTAGTTGGGAAAATATATTTTCAAAAGATATTTATTATATATATACTCCTAAAAAAAACACATTAACAGATATATATGCCCACGATATTGAACAGGCATATATTGATAAATTACTTTGTTGTTTATCAATAACAGAAGCCGTTGATAAATTATCGACGCAATACGCTAAAGAAGCAGGTATTCTTACAAAGTACAACAGAAAAGTACGTGAGTGGTTAAAATTAAAAGAGACCATGGAAAATCAGTTAATACTATTCAAAAGATTTTTAAAAGAGATAGATTTTAATGAACAAAGGGGCTGTGGAGTAAAGTTCGCAGAAATACAAAATAGATGTATACATACGAAGGAGATTGAACAAATTCAGGGTGAAAATATTGAGAAAAGCAAAAGAACATTGGAATCTATTATGAATATTGTAAATGCTAACCTCGAAGCGTTTTCTTTTACATCAAATTACAAATTACAAAAAACAACATTGATTACGAATGCTTTTTCTGCTGTATTTGCTTTGATTGCAATTTTTATTTCTTTGTCGAATCAACCAGAAATAAAAGCATGTGGTAAAATATTGTATACCCAATATCAGATTCATAGATTAGCGTTTATTTTGATTTGCTGTATGTTGGTACTTATTTGGAAAGGCAAAACCATTCGTAAAACGATATCATATAAAGTTGATTTATTGAAACGAAGGTTTTAAATATATATGTTGTTGACTTCTTAAATTAGCATAATACTGATCTACTTGCCTGTCTCTGGAATGATCTGTATACTGTCATTAGTTTACAGAAAGAAAAAGGTTCCAGAGCACCCGCTGTGACAAGAAGGTGGCACGAAGGAATATATAAAAAGTATAATCTTTCTAATGTACATCTCATTGTAGGAAAGACAGAATCTGGAAAAACGAATGTTCTTCAGATGATCGAAATGCCCGAGTGGGAGAGAACTTATAATCATGAGGAAGGAGAAAAAAGTAAATGAAAATAATTAAACTGTTTACAAATAACTGGAAAACTATTATTCCGATAGTTATATCAATTATTTCTTTTGTATATACAGGGGTTATTAAAACAAATATGAATGATAAATACAATAAATTGAGTACATATATGAAATCTTTAAATTATGAGATAAAAATTGATTCGGGAGAAGGAAGAATTCAGTTCGGCGATGAGGAAATAAAGGGAGGCCAAATTGATGTGATTCCCAAGATTGGGGGAATAGAAGCGGTATATGCAGTTCATTATTATAAAAATAATGTTAAGGCAATTCTACCAGTAGAATTAGATGCGGATGCTGAAAAATATGATGCGCAAGGAATGTTTTATCGGTTGTCGGATTATACTATTGATAATGTTGCTTTAACGACAAATGTTTATTATGGAACATTGTATTTGGTAGTGAAGGATTTTGAAAATAATTATTTTACAAATATGATTATTTATGAAGTGGATAAAGATGATATGTCTATTTTTAAGACAAGAACATATTCAGAAATTGATTTACTTTATAATTATAACGAAGATATTAATGTTTTGCCGGAATTTGATGCAAACCAGATGAAAGAGTACCAAAGTCTGAAAAAGAAGCTTGATGAAATTCTATAATATAATTGAGGAGTGGATCCTAAAAGCACACATATATGTTTTCTAGTGTTCGATAATTATGGTTGATTTATAAGCACATATTTTTATGACATATTAAAAAAAGCAGATATGGATCCAATAGTATTACCACCTGTAAGGTTTAATTGAGCTTGGTTGTCAGGAAGCCTTCCGTTTAGTGTGGAATTGCTACAATATAAACCAGAAGTAATAGAAGCAATGGAAACAATGGAAACAATGGAAAATTAAGGGTCACTGGATGGGGCAGAGTAGACTGAAGGGGTCAGCCCCCATTAAGAAAAGCTTAAGGTCATGATATTATTCCTGAGAAGGTGGAACTGAATAATCAGAAGAAGTTAAGCCACCCTAGCAGGTGGCTTGAATGGATTAAGCGGGATGATCATTAAGAATTTTTTGTGGCAGTTCAC
The sequence above is drawn from the Dorea formicigenerans genome and encodes:
- a CDS encoding NAD-dependent epimerase/dehydratase family protein; this translates as MNILVTGAKGMVGTALVNNLKNIRDGKNRTRNIEINEIYEYDLDSTEAELDEYCAKADFVFNLAGVNRPENSEDFMKGNFGFASQLLDTLKKHNNKAGIMLSSSVQATLAGRFGNSEYGRSKKAGEELFFEYGKETGTPVYVYRFVNLMGHSRPKYNSAISTFCWAVANDEEFTVNDRSTELEVLYIDDLVEGMFDLLEGKEQHCEFDGVETVLDENGRYCCVPVTHKATLGEIVDLLEEFKSQPISLMMPKCPDGSFAKKLFSLYLTYLPTDKFKYAMKMNCDDRGSFTELVHTVDCGQVSINISKPGITKGQHWHNSKWEQFIVVHGHGLIQERNINTGETVEFEVSGDKIEAIYMIPGWTHNIINLSETEDLVTVMTCNEVFDPGHPDTFFEPV